In Gemmatimonadota bacterium, the following proteins share a genomic window:
- a CDS encoding hydroxyacid dehydrogenase — protein sequence MAKFNILLFEPVHPCGQDHLLKNDCEILWAQGFEPDQIIASVKDADGILARARGIIDGPVMDRAPRLKVIGRHGIGVDNIDVDAATERGIYVVNTPGAPVEAVAEYIAMSFIALPRKIGQADTATRSGDWALRDRVHAPELIGKTLGIIGFGRIGRRLAEICSLGFRMNVIYTDEYPPPPEEENRLNVRRVELDDLLSTSDYISLNVPLLDSTHHLINANTLARMQPHTIIANCSRGPVIDEQALVTALKNKQIGGAIIDVFESEPATPDNPLCELDNVLLSPHYSGHSAESIQKMAMVAADIVRVLNRQKPEFPVNGPL from the coding sequence GTGGCAAAATTCAACATCCTGCTCTTTGAACCCGTACATCCCTGTGGACAGGATCACCTTCTCAAAAACGACTGCGAAATCCTCTGGGCACAAGGATTTGAACCCGATCAAATCATTGCCTCGGTCAAAGACGCAGATGGCATTCTCGCACGCGCTCGGGGCATCATAGACGGACCCGTAATGGACCGGGCACCGCGCCTCAAAGTCATAGGTCGCCACGGCATTGGCGTCGATAACATCGACGTTGACGCCGCCACCGAGCGCGGTATCTACGTCGTCAACACACCCGGCGCCCCCGTTGAAGCCGTCGCCGAATATATCGCCATGTCATTCATCGCCCTGCCGCGCAAAATTGGTCAAGCCGATACCGCGACCCGCTCTGGCGACTGGGCACTCCGAGACCGCGTACACGCCCCCGAATTAATCGGCAAAACCCTGGGCATTATCGGCTTTGGTCGCATTGGCCGTCGCCTTGCGGAAATTTGCTCCCTCGGCTTCAGAATGAATGTTATCTACACCGATGAATATCCCCCTCCTCCAGAAGAAGAAAACCGCCTGAATGTGCGCCGCGTGGAATTGGACGACCTCCTATCTACCTCGGACTATATCAGCCTCAACGTCCCTCTCCTCGACAGCACGCATCACCTCATCAATGCCAACACACTCGCCCGCATGCAACCCCACACCATTATCGCCAATTGCAGCCGCGGTCCAGTTATCGACGAACAGGCACTCGTAACCGCATTGAAAAACAAACAAATTGGAGGCGCAATCATCGACGTCTTCGAAAGTGAACCCGCAACGCCAGACAATCCCCTGTGCGAACTCGACAACGTGCTCCTGTCGCCCCATTATTCCGGCCACTCGGCTGAATCAATACAAAAAATGGCAATGGTCGCAGCGGACATCGTGCGCGTTCTCAACCGACAAAAACCCGAATTTCCTGTCAACGGACCGTTATAG
- a CDS encoding proline--tRNA ligase, producing MRYSQLLTQTLREVPADAEAISHQLALRAGLIRPLASGIFSFLPLGLRVKRNIEQILREEMERADCFEISMPVVQPAEIWHESGRWNDVGQEMMRMKDRADRDMCLAMTHEEAVTDLARHMVQSYRQLPLSAFQLQTKFRDEPRSRGGLIRVREFTMKDGYSFHIDQASLDAYYPRMYEAYQRIFERAGLGDHVISVESDPGMMGGTEAHEFMYLNPGGEDTLLLCDACGYQANRQVATYKREAIEAGSEKPLQKVATPNCKTIEEVASFLNVPQSETAKAVFLIGTISGEEKFIFAVLRGDRELNETKLANVVKAQALRPATDEEITAVGAVPGYASPMAVKNAIVVVDEAIAKGTNFVSGANEEGYHYLNVNVGRDFDPDIVTDLIAVEKGMPCPVCETPLDSTRGIEVGNIFKLGTKYSDSMGAKVLDENGKMQPLFMGCYGIGVGRLLACIIEAHHDDHGIIWPISVAPFEVQIVVLTGRKPAGELEAAEKLYGQLKATGLDVLLDDRDERAGVKFNDADLIGIPIRLTVGSRGLANGQIEMKLRHENDRTDVPLDQVVEQVKCEIKKLKTNN from the coding sequence ATGCGTTACTCTCAATTATTGACACAAACCCTGCGCGAGGTGCCCGCAGATGCAGAAGCCATCAGTCACCAGTTGGCTTTGCGCGCGGGGCTAATTCGTCCTCTCGCATCGGGAATCTTTAGCTTCTTACCGCTGGGACTGCGCGTGAAGCGGAACATCGAACAGATTTTGCGCGAAGAAATGGAACGCGCAGATTGCTTTGAAATTTCGATGCCCGTGGTACAACCTGCGGAAATCTGGCACGAGAGTGGACGGTGGAACGATGTGGGCCAGGAAATGATGCGCATGAAAGACCGCGCAGACCGCGACATGTGTTTGGCAATGACGCACGAAGAAGCCGTAACCGACCTGGCGCGTCACATGGTACAGAGCTACCGACAATTGCCCTTGAGCGCGTTTCAGCTTCAGACCAAATTCCGCGACGAGCCGCGCAGCCGCGGTGGATTGATTCGCGTACGCGAATTTACGATGAAAGACGGGTACAGCTTTCACATCGACCAGGCGAGTTTAGATGCGTATTATCCGCGCATGTACGAGGCATATCAGCGGATATTTGAGCGCGCGGGATTGGGAGACCACGTCATCTCAGTAGAAAGCGACCCGGGAATGATGGGTGGAACAGAAGCGCATGAATTTATGTACTTAAACCCGGGCGGCGAAGACACCCTGCTCTTATGCGATGCCTGCGGTTATCAGGCCAATCGACAGGTAGCGACATATAAGAGGGAAGCCATCGAAGCGGGAAGTGAAAAACCCCTGCAAAAAGTGGCGACCCCCAATTGCAAAACCATTGAAGAAGTCGCGTCGTTTTTGAACGTACCGCAGAGCGAGACAGCCAAAGCCGTATTTTTAATCGGCACAATAAGCGGCGAAGAAAAATTTATTTTTGCAGTATTGCGCGGCGATCGAGAATTAAATGAAACCAAGCTCGCCAACGTAGTAAAGGCGCAGGCATTGCGCCCAGCAACAGACGAGGAAATCACCGCAGTGGGCGCAGTCCCTGGATATGCGTCGCCAATGGCCGTGAAAAATGCAATCGTAGTCGTAGATGAAGCCATTGCAAAAGGGACAAATTTTGTATCGGGCGCGAATGAGGAAGGATATCACTACTTAAACGTCAATGTGGGACGCGATTTTGATCCCGATATCGTCACAGACCTCATCGCCGTAGAAAAAGGCATGCCCTGTCCAGTATGCGAAACCCCGCTCGACAGCACGCGCGGCATTGAAGTGGGTAATATTTTCAAACTCGGCACAAAATACAGCGACAGCATGGGCGCGAAGGTCCTGGATGAAAACGGTAAAATGCAGCCCCTCTTCATGGGATGTTACGGCATTGGCGTGGGCCGATTATTGGCGTGTATTATCGAAGCCCATCACGATGACCACGGCATTATCTGGCCAATATCGGTCGCGCCCTTTGAGGTGCAAATCGTAGTCCTGACGGGCAGAAAACCCGCAGGAGAACTGGAAGCTGCCGAAAAATTGTACGGGCAACTAAAGGCTACTGGACTGGATGTATTGCTCGACGACCGCGATGAACGCGCAGGCGTAAAATTCAACGATGCAGATTTAATCGGCATACCAATACGGTTGACCGTGGGATCGCGCGGCCTGGCAAATGGACAGATAGAGATGAAATTGCGACACGAAAATGATCGCACAGATGTGCCTCTGGATCAGGTCGTAGAACAGGTGAAGTGTGAAATAAAAAAGCTAAAGACTAACAACTAA
- a CDS encoding MBL fold metallo-hydrolase: MRYIMLGSGAVRDNPNRGGPSQLLQIGNENWMFDCGRSACTNLARAGVNCEDIDRLFLTHLHFDHIVDVPYLVFVGWVKVRKKPLQIYGPVGTKHFISHVIRPPFEQDIQSRIGHGKDDSVLDPEVTEIGSKGKFLSTDDFQLSATFTDHGGIPTLVYRVDTRDHRVVITGDGNPDAEFPAFCQNADLLSIECSGTAEFLATQPWGSWHITPPEIAEIATAANVKRVIIKHLVIEDITGDLQAVHRMGDQIRQKYDGEVMVGEDGLIVEIG; this comes from the coding sequence ATGCGATATATCATGCTCGGCAGTGGTGCGGTGCGGGACAACCCGAATCGCGGCGGCCCATCGCAATTATTGCAAATCGGCAATGAAAACTGGATGTTTGACTGCGGTCGGTCAGCGTGTACAAACCTGGCGCGCGCAGGTGTGAATTGCGAAGATATAGATCGACTATTCTTGACCCACCTGCACTTCGATCACATCGTCGATGTCCCCTATCTCGTATTTGTGGGATGGGTGAAAGTACGCAAAAAGCCCCTTCAAATTTATGGTCCTGTCGGGACAAAACACTTTATATCGCATGTCATTCGCCCGCCCTTTGAGCAGGATATTCAAAGTCGAATTGGGCATGGCAAAGACGACAGTGTACTCGATCCCGAAGTTACTGAGATCGGATCAAAAGGCAAATTTCTATCTACGGACGACTTTCAATTATCCGCAACATTCACAGACCACGGCGGCATCCCCACGCTCGTCTATCGCGTCGATACGAGAGATCACCGCGTCGTAATCACGGGCGACGGGAATCCCGATGCGGAATTCCCGGCATTCTGTCAAAATGCCGATTTATTATCCATAGAATGTTCGGGCACCGCTGAATTCCTGGCGACCCAACCCTGGGGATCATGGCATATTACACCGCCAGAAATTGCAGAAATCGCGACCGCAGCCAATGTAAAACGCGTGATAATCAAGCATCTGGTAATCGAAGACATCACGGGTGATCTACAAGCTGTGCATCGCATGGGCGACCAGATTCGCCAAAAATACGACGGCGAAGTCATGGTCGGCGAAGATGGGTTGATAGTCGAAATCGGATAA
- a CDS encoding glutamine--tRNA ligase/YqeY domain fusion protein: MATTEDTPTDFIREIVREDVKNGKHKKIVTRFPPEPNGYLHIGHAKAFCLDFGLAEEFDGQCNLRFDDTNPDREDTEYVESIQEDLKWMGFDWGDGLYFASDYFDQLYNYAVELIQQGKAYVCDLSPQEIREYRGTVTEPGKNSPYRNRTVSENLDLFARMKNGELPDGACTLRAKADMASPNMNMRDPVMYRIKHTSHHRTGDKWCIYPMYDWAHGQSDAIEQVTHSLCSIEFAEHRPLYDWYIQQLEIFPSQQIEFARLNITYTLTSKRMLTQLVERGLVNGWEDPRMPTLSGMRRRGIPPQAIKNFIWRVGMNRRDTTAEIDLFEFYIREHLNKVAPRVMGVIDPLKVVIENYPEDEEETFEAMINPEDPDTGTRPVPFSRELYIEREDFMEDPPRKFYRLAPGREVRLRAACYITCQEAIKDDDGNVIELRCTWDPESRGGTTPDKRRVRSTLHWVSAKHALKAEVRLFDRLFMTENPTRTEDGQDFTDNLNPNSLEVRPVCYVEPSMKGAEVGSVVQFERLGYFCVDTDSSDEKLVLNRTITLRDTWARMRSGK; encoded by the coding sequence ATGGCAACAACCGAAGACACACCAACGGATTTTATCCGTGAAATTGTTCGCGAAGACGTAAAAAATGGCAAACACAAAAAAATCGTAACGCGCTTTCCCCCAGAGCCAAATGGCTATCTGCACATCGGCCATGCCAAGGCTTTTTGTCTGGACTTTGGTCTCGCCGAGGAATTTGACGGACAGTGCAATCTCCGGTTTGACGACACCAACCCGGACCGGGAAGACACCGAATACGTCGAATCTATCCAAGAAGATTTGAAATGGATGGGCTTTGATTGGGGCGACGGATTGTACTTTGCCTCTGACTATTTTGACCAACTCTACAATTATGCAGTGGAACTCATCCAACAGGGAAAAGCCTATGTTTGCGACTTGAGTCCACAGGAAATACGCGAATACCGAGGCACAGTAACAGAACCGGGAAAAAACAGCCCCTATCGCAATCGCACCGTGTCGGAAAATCTCGATCTATTTGCGCGAATGAAAAATGGAGAACTTCCCGATGGCGCGTGTACATTGCGCGCAAAAGCCGACATGGCATCGCCAAATATGAACATGCGCGATCCCGTCATGTATCGGATCAAACACACATCGCACCATCGCACAGGCGACAAATGGTGTATTTATCCAATGTACGATTGGGCACACGGGCAATCCGACGCCATAGAGCAAGTCACGCACTCGCTGTGCAGCATCGAATTTGCAGAACACCGCCCCCTGTACGATTGGTACATCCAGCAATTGGAAATTTTCCCATCGCAGCAAATTGAATTTGCGCGGTTGAATATCACCTACACATTGACCAGCAAGCGCATGTTGACCCAACTGGTCGAGCGCGGTCTCGTAAACGGATGGGAAGACCCGCGCATGCCCACGCTTTCGGGAATGCGACGACGCGGGATACCGCCGCAAGCCATTAAAAATTTCATCTGGCGCGTGGGAATGAACCGGCGGGATACAACCGCGGAAATAGATTTGTTTGAATTCTATATTCGCGAACACCTGAACAAAGTCGCGCCCCGGGTAATGGGCGTGATTGACCCCTTAAAAGTGGTCATTGAAAACTATCCCGAAGACGAAGAAGAGACATTTGAAGCGATGATCAATCCCGAAGACCCCGATACCGGCACGCGCCCCGTGCCTTTTTCGCGGGAATTGTACATCGAGCGGGAAGATTTCATGGAAGATCCTCCCCGCAAATTTTACCGCCTTGCACCTGGACGCGAAGTGCGATTGCGCGCGGCGTGTTATATCACCTGTCAGGAAGCAATAAAAGATGACGACGGCAATGTGATCGAACTCCGCTGCACCTGGGATCCCGAAAGCCGCGGCGGCACAACACCCGATAAACGCAGGGTTCGCTCGACATTGCACTGGGTATCAGCCAAACACGCATTGAAAGCCGAAGTCCGATTATTTGACCGGCTATTCATGACGGAAAACCCCACCCGAACCGAAGATGGACAGGATTTCACAGACAACTTAAACCCCAACTCACTGGAAGTGCGTCCTGTATGTTATGTCGAGCCAAGCATGAAAGGGGCAGAAGTTGGCAGCGTGGTCCAATTCGAGCGCCTGGGCTATTTCTGTGTCGATACAGACTCATCAGATGAAAAACTCGTATTAAACCGAACGATTACCTTGCGCGACACATGGGCGAGGATGAGAAGTGGGAAGTAA
- a CDS encoding glycerophosphoryl diester phosphodiesterase codes for MEERTQMILTGHRGAAALEPENTLLSMQKAIDLGVDQIELDVHLTRDQHLVVIHDTTVDRTTDGQGAVADFTLEEIKRLDAGKGERIPTLQEVIDLVREKVVLQIELKGPDTAEPVVRTVERNNIESEVLLTSFVHERLREARQLNPSLALGALWSNPPSDACEQAIDMGAVGIHILHPNIDAQLVQKAHAHGLLIRAWNPDTVEEIQRVIDLGVDAIGSNRPDLLIALGRPS; via the coding sequence ATGGAAGAGAGGACTCAAATGATTCTTACAGGACACCGGGGAGCAGCAGCACTCGAGCCTGAAAATACGCTGCTATCCATGCAAAAAGCGATAGATCTCGGCGTCGATCAGATCGAGCTTGACGTACACCTCACGCGCGATCAGCACCTCGTCGTCATTCACGATACCACCGTAGATCGAACGACCGATGGACAGGGTGCGGTCGCCGACTTTACGTTAGAGGAAATCAAGCGGTTGGACGCCGGTAAAGGAGAGCGCATTCCGACACTACAGGAAGTCATAGACCTGGTGCGCGAGAAAGTGGTTCTTCAGATCGAACTGAAAGGACCCGACACCGCCGAGCCGGTCGTCCGGACGGTTGAGCGAAATAATATAGAAAGCGAGGTACTTCTGACCTCATTTGTCCATGAGCGGCTACGCGAAGCGCGCCAGCTTAATCCGAGCCTGGCACTGGGTGCGTTGTGGTCGAATCCACCATCTGATGCGTGTGAACAGGCTATCGATATGGGAGCGGTAGGGATACACATCCTCCATCCAAATATTGACGCCCAGCTCGTTCAGAAAGCCCATGCACACGGCCTCCTGATCCGCGCCTGGAACCCCGACACGGTTGAGGAGATACAGCGTGTTATCGATCTGGGAGTTGACGCCATCGGCTCGAATCGTCCAGATCTGTTAATCGCACTTGGACGCCCATCGTGA
- a CDS encoding nucleotidyltransferase family protein, which produces MNRDEVLNVLRAHKPILLQRFGVRELALFGSFARDQATDTSDIDILVRFDAPLNWQRYFGAQGYLEDLLGRRVDLATDQDLRVEIRPYVEREVIDV; this is translated from the coding sequence ATGAATAGAGATGAAGTTCTGAATGTGCTCCGAGCACACAAGCCGATTCTTTTGCAACGCTTTGGCGTCAGAGAACTCGCCTTGTTTGGGTCCTTCGCCCGCGACCAGGCGACGGACACCAGCGATATTGATATTTTGGTGCGGTTTGACGCGCCGCTCAATTGGCAACGCTACTTTGGAGCCCAAGGCTATCTGGAAGACCTGCTTGGTCGGCGAGTGGATCTGGCAACTGACCAGGATCTGCGTGTCGAGATACGGCCCTACGTAGAACGTGAGGTGATTGATGTCTAA
- a CDS encoding DUF86 domain-containing protein translates to MSNAEQEAREWRFYVNDMIEFGEKVLSYTEGMDQDAFISDGLTYDATLRNIELIGEAATHIPSEVREAYPEIPWRAIVGARNRLAHAYLGIRDDVIWTIIQDAVPKLLPALRKLLDTTSKDSE, encoded by the coding sequence ATGTCTAATGCCGAGCAAGAAGCACGGGAGTGGCGCTTCTATGTGAACGATATGATAGAATTTGGCGAAAAGGTACTTTCCTATACCGAAGGAATGGATCAAGATGCGTTCATCTCGGATGGGCTCACTTATGACGCGACTCTGCGAAATATAGAACTGATCGGTGAGGCAGCAACCCACATTCCGAGTGAGGTGCGCGAGGCGTATCCAGAAATTCCCTGGCGCGCCATCGTAGGGGCACGCAACCGCCTGGCGCATGCGTATTTGGGTATTCGGGACGATGTCATCTGGACAATCATTCAAGACGCCGTTCCAAAACTACTACCCGCGTTGCGAAAACTATTAGACACAACAAGTAAGGATTCTGAATAG
- a CDS encoding aminotransferase class V-fold PLP-dependent enzyme → MTIAPLLSPDAFEGIEGMAHLCTGGESPWLKSQAEVYADFARFKGGSHKGRDKIYDRGERCRKRMGQLWNVPANRIAFMPSAAEGMGWFSRGLDWQPGDNVVTNNLEFPSVAYAWKHLRSRGVEVRLVPHKQWRVREEDLLDAVDSRTRVLAVSHVGFYTGQCLNLAQLSEGAWKKGALFAVDATHSSGVLRVPAHLTDLTVSSSYKWLLATHGTAPCFLSERVEEQVASTCFGWHNLKVWPEQTAERDPEVAEQPMPEKLEPGNPAMQVVMHLDHALGVILDIGPEKIENHARDLSELVSQGLAKLGYEVISPNNREARSGNTCFACNDGREMVNRLEERNVFCWGEFGRVRVSTHLYNGSDDVARLLDALNEVIRR, encoded by the coding sequence TTGACAATTGCACCTCTTCTTTCACCTGATGCTTTTGAAGGTATTGAAGGCATGGCCCACCTGTGTACGGGGGGTGAATCCCCATGGCTCAAAAGTCAGGCTGAAGTATATGCCGATTTTGCCAGATTTAAGGGTGGATCGCACAAGGGCCGCGATAAAATTTACGACAGGGGAGAACGCTGTCGCAAGCGCATGGGGCAGCTCTGGAATGTGCCGGCCAATCGCATTGCGTTTATGCCTTCTGCTGCCGAGGGCATGGGCTGGTTTTCGCGGGGGTTGGACTGGCAACCAGGCGATAATGTCGTGACCAATAATCTCGAGTTTCCCTCTGTGGCGTATGCGTGGAAGCATCTGCGATCCAGGGGTGTTGAGGTTCGTCTGGTGCCGCATAAACAGTGGCGGGTGCGCGAAGAGGATCTCCTCGACGCTGTTGATTCCCGTACGCGCGTTCTCGCTGTCAGCCATGTGGGGTTTTATACGGGACAGTGTTTAAATTTGGCGCAACTCTCTGAAGGCGCGTGGAAAAAAGGCGCTTTATTCGCCGTTGATGCCACGCATTCTTCGGGTGTTTTGCGCGTGCCAGCGCATTTGACCGATCTTACGGTGAGTAGCAGTTACAAATGGCTTTTGGCAACGCACGGTACGGCGCCTTGTTTTTTGAGCGAACGCGTAGAAGAGCAGGTGGCTTCGACGTGTTTTGGCTGGCACAATCTCAAAGTGTGGCCCGAACAAACTGCCGAGCGCGATCCCGAAGTCGCCGAACAACCGATGCCGGAAAAACTCGAACCCGGGAATCCAGCTATGCAGGTGGTTATGCACCTGGATCACGCGCTGGGCGTGATTTTAGATATTGGTCCCGAGAAGATTGAGAATCACGCACGCGATTTGTCCGAACTGGTGTCCCAGGGACTTGCGAAGTTGGGCTATGAGGTTATTTCGCCCAATAACCGGGAAGCGCGGTCGGGCAATACCTGCTTTGCGTGTAATGATGGTCGCGAGATGGTCAATCGTCTCGAAGAGCGCAATGTTTTTTGCTGGGGCGAGTTTGGGCGGGTGCGCGTTTCCACGCATTTGTACAATGGTAGCGATGATGTGGCGCGATTGCTCGATGCGCTGAATGAAGTAATCCGCAGATGA
- a CDS encoding sugar phosphate isomerase/epimerase, which produces MMKLGCMSLSYKDQFTAGEIDMAGFIDKAYDLRLDGIDIHTRAFESEDPAYLRDIRMRCLRRGLVISYLGVSNDFGRPQEELQEVIDSVKHWVDVAEFMGVPLVRIFAAWNRNDEPEEQVWDRMMPCMEEVAEYGQQKGIVLGLHNHNHGCVTRTGKDVRRILETVDNPHLSHILDTGQYVGSPGSSGQRGTEDPALDFYGSIAETAPLAVHVRAKVYRISTGEEVWLNYPRIFEILNGVNYNGWVSIVYEGQDEEAEETAVPKAVNYLRQFVPGG; this is translated from the coding sequence ATGATGAAATTGGGTTGTATGTCTCTGAGTTACAAAGATCAGTTCACTGCTGGCGAAATCGATATGGCGGGGTTTATCGACAAGGCTTATGATTTGCGTCTGGATGGGATTGATATTCACACCCGCGCGTTTGAATCTGAAGACCCGGCGTACTTGCGGGATATTCGCATGCGCTGTCTCAGGCGCGGTCTGGTGATTTCGTATCTGGGCGTGAGCAATGATTTTGGCAGGCCCCAGGAAGAGTTGCAGGAGGTGATAGATAGTGTCAAGCACTGGGTCGATGTTGCAGAGTTTATGGGTGTGCCACTCGTGCGGATTTTTGCGGCGTGGAATCGCAATGACGAGCCTGAAGAACAGGTTTGGGATCGCATGATGCCCTGTATGGAGGAGGTCGCAGAATACGGACAACAAAAGGGCATTGTCCTGGGTTTGCACAACCACAATCACGGGTGTGTTACGCGCACGGGTAAAGATGTGCGCCGGATTCTCGAGACGGTCGATAATCCCCATTTGTCCCATATTCTCGATACGGGGCAATACGTCGGGTCGCCGGGGTCGAGTGGTCAGCGCGGGACTGAAGATCCGGCATTGGATTTCTACGGGAGTATTGCAGAGACAGCCCCTCTTGCCGTGCATGTCCGCGCAAAGGTCTATCGCATTTCTACGGGAGAAGAGGTCTGGCTGAATTATCCGCGCATTTTCGAGATTTTGAATGGGGTGAATTACAACGGCTGGGTATCAATCGTGTATGAGGGACAGGATGAAGAGGCAGAAGAGACAGCGGTTCCCAAAGCTGTGAATTATTTGCGGCAGTTCGTGCCGGGTGGGTGA